Proteins found in one Paenibacillus sp. FSL R10-2782 genomic segment:
- a CDS encoding DUF4023 family protein: MESTHEYVEKLRENAKKAERNRKRGKGTPSASLPTKQHTNNP, from the coding sequence ATGGAAAGCACCCATGAATACGTCGAAAAGTTGAGAGAAAATGCTAAAAAGGCAGAACGCAACCGTAAAAGAGGAAAAGGAACTCCCAGCGCTAGCTTGCCAACCAAACAACATACCAACAACCCTTAA
- a CDS encoding DUF1294 domain-containing protein has translation MQTGLLVWLLFINAVGYLVMSEDKKRARKHRDRVPERTLFLLALIGGALGVLIAMYRKRHKTRHMSFRLGIPALLFVNALLYGYFLR, from the coding sequence TTGCAGACAGGCTTGTTGGTATGGCTGCTGTTTATAAACGCAGTAGGCTATCTGGTAATGTCGGAAGACAAAAAGAGGGCGCGTAAGCACCGTGATCGTGTACCCGAACGGACGCTGTTTTTGCTGGCCCTGATCGGAGGAGCATTGGGCGTGCTGATTGCAATGTACCGCAAACGGCACAAAACGCGGCATATGAGTTTCAGACTGGGTATTCCTGCGTTGCTGTTCGTTAATGCATTGCTGTACGGGTATTTTTTACGGTAA
- a CDS encoding universal stress protein has product MLFSKILLAYDGSEASNKALLKAAELAKASPSSKLEVVTAFDFPRIFMGEGLAPIPASVNKEYYDLAEQTTDEVKKRLADQGIDAKVELIQGSPAEVILDYANENGFDVIVIGSRGLGGIREFVLGSVSHNVVQHARIPVLVVK; this is encoded by the coding sequence ATGTTATTTTCGAAAATATTGCTTGCTTATGACGGTTCCGAGGCATCCAATAAGGCTTTGCTGAAGGCGGCTGAATTAGCCAAGGCTTCACCATCCTCAAAGCTTGAGGTTGTAACGGCGTTTGATTTTCCGCGTATTTTCATGGGTGAAGGTTTGGCTCCGATTCCAGCTTCGGTGAATAAAGAATATTACGATTTGGCGGAGCAAACCACGGATGAGGTCAAAAAACGGCTTGCTGATCAGGGCATTGACGCCAAGGTGGAGCTGATTCAGGGCTCGCCGGCTGAAGTTATTTTGGATTATGCGAATGAAAATGGCTTCGATGTGATTGTGATCGGCAGCCGTGGTTTGGGTGGTATTCGTGAATTTGTGCTAGGCAGCGTCAGTCATAATGTGGTGCAGCATGCGCGTATTCCTGTGCTGGTCGTGAAGTAA
- the purE gene encoding 5-(carboxyamino)imidazole ribonucleotide mutase, with protein MSVQVAVIMGSTSDWDTMQHACAVLDELEIVYEKKVVSAHRTPDLMFRFAEEAAGRGLKVIIAGAGGAAHLPGMVAAKTALPVIGVPVQSKTLNGLDSLLSIVQMPGGIPVATVAIGKAGATNAGLLAAQILGAFDEKVRQRVETRRDRIRDEVLEGSDSL; from the coding sequence ATGTCAGTGCAGGTCGCTGTCATTATGGGCAGCACATCGGACTGGGACACCATGCAGCATGCATGTGCTGTGCTGGACGAGCTTGAAATCGTATATGAGAAAAAGGTAGTCTCAGCCCATCGCACACCGGATTTGATGTTCCGTTTTGCAGAGGAAGCTGCCGGGCGCGGCTTGAAGGTCATTATTGCCGGCGCGGGCGGCGCGGCGCATTTACCGGGTATGGTAGCCGCCAAGACGGCATTACCAGTCATCGGTGTGCCTGTCCAGTCGAAGACGCTGAATGGTCTGGACTCTCTGCTCTCCATTGTGCAGATGCCGGGAGGCATTCCGGTCGCTACTGTGGCAATCGGTAAAGCAGGTGCTACGAATGCAGGGCTGCTGGCAGCACAAATATTGGGTGCTTTTGATGAAAAAGTGCGCCAGCGGGTTGAGACAAGACGCGATCGTATCCGTGATGAGGTGCTGGAAGGCAGTGACTCGCTATGA
- the purK gene encoding 5-(carboxyamino)imidazole ribonucleotide synthase: MNEACEPAGFVRPPGTTIGLLGGGQLGRMLVLAGAKMGYRFVTLDPTPDSPCGQVSEQIFAAYDDEHAARELARRCDVITYEFENVDAGVAALLEQESSVPQGSRLLYTTQHRLREKRSIEAAGVPVAPYREIGSAVDMVQAVAELGVPCVLKTAVGGYDGKGQVVIRQLEEAVAAYEGLADSGAELVLEQFIRFRCEISVIVARSTNGEAKAFPPAENIHVNNILHTSIVPARVPQSVQEEARKLALAVAESLGAVGLLAVEMFVTEAGQLYVNELAPRPHNSGHYTMEGCATSQFEQHIRAICGLPLGSTKLLTPVVMVNVLGEHLEDVIQRFVQVDTEAERLDVVPKLHLYGKSEAKPGRKMGHMNLLCQDAEQALEWIEQTNIWGNK; encoded by the coding sequence ATGAATGAGGCATGTGAACCTGCAGGCTTTGTCCGACCTCCCGGTACAACAATTGGACTTTTGGGGGGCGGACAGCTTGGAAGAATGCTGGTACTGGCTGGAGCAAAGATGGGATACCGTTTTGTGACGCTGGACCCGACACCAGACAGTCCATGTGGGCAGGTGTCGGAACAGATTTTCGCTGCCTATGATGATGAGCATGCGGCCAGAGAGTTGGCCCGACGGTGCGACGTGATTACGTATGAGTTTGAAAATGTGGATGCGGGTGTAGCCGCACTTTTGGAACAGGAATCAAGTGTGCCGCAGGGTAGCCGTTTGTTGTACACAACACAGCATCGGTTACGGGAAAAACGCTCCATTGAAGCCGCTGGCGTTCCGGTCGCACCGTATCGTGAAATCGGCAGCGCTGTCGATATGGTTCAAGCGGTAGCTGAACTGGGCGTGCCATGTGTGCTCAAGACAGCCGTCGGCGGTTATGATGGTAAGGGACAGGTGGTCATTCGCCAACTTGAGGAAGCCGTAGCTGCCTACGAAGGTCTGGCTGATAGCGGTGCGGAACTGGTGCTGGAACAGTTCATTCGTTTTCGCTGCGAAATCTCGGTAATCGTTGCACGCAGCACGAACGGGGAAGCCAAAGCCTTCCCACCTGCGGAAAACATTCATGTGAACAACATTTTGCACACGTCGATTGTACCCGCGCGCGTGCCACAATCCGTGCAGGAGGAAGCACGCAAGCTGGCTTTGGCTGTGGCGGAATCGTTGGGTGCGGTGGGGCTGCTCGCTGTAGAGATGTTCGTTACCGAAGCCGGACAATTGTACGTCAATGAGTTGGCCCCGAGGCCGCATAACTCCGGTCATTATACGATGGAGGGATGCGCAACGTCGCAATTTGAGCAGCATATACGTGCCATTTGCGGCTTGCCGCTGGGAAGCACGAAGCTGCTGACTCCGGTCGTTATGGTCAATGTGTTAGGTGAGCATTTGGAGGATGTGATTCAGCGGTTCGTGCAGGTGGATACCGAAGCTGAAAGATTGGATGTTGTACCCAAGCTGCATTTATATGGAAAAAGTGAAGCCAAACCAGGCCGAAAGATGGGACATATGAATCTACTGTGCCAGGATGCGGAACAAGCGCTGGAATGGATTGAACAAACCAATATTTGGGGGAATAAATAG
- the purB gene encoding adenylosuccinate lyase has translation MIERYSRPEMRAIWTEENKFKAWLEVELCACEAWAELGVIPKEDTVALRKNASFDIDRIYEIEQETRHDVIAFTRTVSESLGDERKWVHYGLTSTDVVDTALGYLLKQANEILERDILNFIEILKEKALAYKHTPMMGRTHGVHAEPTTFGLKMALWYEEMKRNLERFRFAADQVEYGKMSGAVGTYANIDPAVEEFVCRKLGTKPAPISTQTLQRDRHAEYMATLALVATSLDKFATEVRALQKSEFREVEEAFAKGQKGSSAMPHKRNPIGSENISGLARVIRGHMVSAYENVTLWHERDISHSSVERIILPDATMLLNYMLNRFGNIVKNLTVFPENMKRNMARTYGVPFSGRIMTKLIDKGFSREKAYDTVQPRAMQAWEEQRQFREIVEATPEITAVLNADEIEDAFNPAWHLKNVDTIFKKLGLGE, from the coding sequence ATGATCGAACGCTATAGCAGACCGGAAATGAGAGCCATTTGGACGGAAGAAAATAAATTTAAAGCATGGCTGGAAGTAGAATTGTGTGCCTGTGAAGCTTGGGCAGAATTGGGCGTTATTCCAAAAGAGGATACTGTGGCACTGCGTAAGAACGCAAGCTTTGATATCGACCGGATCTATGAGATTGAACAGGAAACAAGACATGATGTCATTGCTTTTACCCGCACGGTGTCCGAAAGCCTTGGCGACGAGCGCAAATGGGTGCATTACGGCCTGACCTCCACGGATGTGGTAGATACCGCACTGGGCTACCTGTTGAAGCAGGCGAATGAAATTCTGGAGCGCGATATCTTAAATTTTATTGAAATTTTGAAGGAAAAAGCACTGGCTTACAAGCATACGCCGATGATGGGTCGTACACACGGGGTACATGCCGAGCCGACAACATTTGGTCTGAAAATGGCTTTGTGGTACGAGGAAATGAAGCGCAATCTGGAACGTTTCCGCTTTGCGGCTGACCAAGTAGAGTACGGTAAAATGTCTGGCGCAGTCGGAACGTACGCTAACATTGATCCAGCGGTAGAGGAGTTTGTGTGCCGCAAGCTGGGAACCAAGCCTGCGCCAATCTCCACTCAAACGCTCCAACGTGATCGTCATGCCGAATATATGGCGACATTGGCACTGGTAGCCACGTCGTTGGATAAATTTGCAACCGAAGTCCGCGCCCTGCAAAAGAGTGAATTCCGTGAGGTGGAAGAAGCCTTCGCAAAGGGCCAAAAAGGATCTTCCGCGATGCCGCATAAACGCAATCCTATCGGCAGTGAAAATATTTCCGGTCTGGCGCGTGTGATTCGCGGGCATATGGTATCCGCGTATGAGAACGTAACACTGTGGCATGAGCGGGACATTTCGCATTCTTCCGTGGAACGTATCATTTTGCCGGATGCAACAATGCTGTTGAACTACATGCTGAACCGTTTTGGCAATATCGTGAAGAACCTGACGGTCTTCCCTGAAAATATGAAGCGCAATATGGCGCGTACGTATGGTGTACCGTTCTCTGGTCGTATTATGACGAAGCTGATCGACAAGGGCTTTAGCCGTGAAAAAGCCTATGATACCGTACAGCCGCGTGCTATGCAGGCATGGGAAGAGCAACGTCAATTCCGTGAAATCGTCGAGGCGACTCCGGAAATTACCGCTGTGCTCAACGCGGACGAAATTGAGGATGCTTTCAACCCGGCATGGCATCTGAAAAACGTAGATACGATCTTTAAAAAGCTGGGATTAGGGGAGTAG
- a CDS encoding phosphoribosylaminoimidazolesuccinocarboxamide synthase, with product MSLSTAEGLIHAPLLYKGKVRELYDLGEHFLIVVTDRISAFDYVLEPPVPEKGNVLNKLSAFWFEQTKDLLENHVVHTDVNKLGHVIDEQNKELLKDRIMVTLKAERIDIECVVRGYITGGGWRQYEQNGEVNGIPLPKGLRKNERFPKPLFTPAAKNDVGHDEDISLHQMKELVGARLTDELEEKSLALYEFARAFCEKRGIILADCKFEFGLVDGKVILIDEIFTPDASRFWAQEEYELDVEIDSMDKEPVRSYLAASGWDKNSKPAPLPAEVVEETTARYTDIWRRLTAQ from the coding sequence ATGTCATTGTCTACCGCCGAGGGTCTGATCCATGCGCCGCTCTTGTACAAAGGCAAGGTGCGTGAGCTGTATGATCTCGGAGAGCATTTTCTGATTGTCGTGACGGACCGGATTTCGGCTTTTGATTACGTTTTGGAGCCACCCGTGCCCGAAAAGGGGAATGTGCTGAATAAGCTCAGTGCTTTCTGGTTTGAACAGACGAAGGATTTGTTGGAGAACCATGTTGTGCATACCGATGTGAACAAGCTCGGGCATGTGATCGACGAACAGAATAAAGAATTGCTGAAAGACCGGATCATGGTCACGCTGAAGGCCGAACGCATCGATATTGAGTGTGTGGTGCGCGGATATATTACCGGAGGCGGCTGGCGTCAGTATGAGCAGAACGGTGAGGTGAACGGTATTCCATTGCCGAAGGGACTACGTAAAAATGAGCGTTTTCCCAAGCCTTTATTTACACCTGCTGCGAAAAATGATGTCGGACACGACGAGGACATTTCCCTTCATCAGATGAAAGAGCTGGTTGGGGCCCGGCTGACAGATGAGCTTGAGGAAAAAAGCCTGGCGTTGTACGAGTTTGCGCGTGCTTTCTGTGAGAAGCGGGGAATTATTTTAGCGGATTGCAAGTTTGAGTTTGGTCTTGTTGACGGAAAGGTTATCTTGATTGACGAAATTTTCACCCCGGATGCATCCCGTTTCTGGGCACAGGAAGAGTATGAGCTGGATGTCGAGATTGACAGCATGGACAAGGAACCGGTGCGAAGCTATTTAGCTGCATCGGGTTGGGACAAGAACAGCAAGCCCGCTCCATTGCCTGCTGAGGTCGTAGAAGAAACGACTGCAAGATATACGGATATTTGGCGGCGTCTGACGGCACAGTAA
- the purS gene encoding phosphoribosylformylglycinamidine synthase subunit PurS, translating into MIKATVYVTIKQSVLDPQGVAVQGALHSMGFGEVDSVRIGKYMELNLDTTDRESAEKRVIEMCEKLLANTVIEDYRYELEG; encoded by the coding sequence ATGATTAAAGCAACGGTCTATGTCACAATTAAGCAAAGCGTTTTGGACCCGCAAGGGGTTGCGGTGCAAGGCGCACTGCATTCTATGGGCTTCGGAGAAGTGGACAGCGTCAGAATTGGTAAGTATATGGAATTGAATCTGGATACAACAGACCGCGAGAGTGCAGAAAAGCGCGTCATCGAGATGTGCGAAAAGCTGTTGGCCAACACGGTCATTGAAGACTACCGCTACGAACTGGAGGGCTGA
- the purQ gene encoding phosphoribosylformylglycinamidine synthase subunit PurQ codes for MKFAVLVFPGSNCDIDCYKAVEDTVGEPVDYVWHTATDLSPYDCILVPGGFSYGDYLRCGAISRFAPVMKEVAKAAAEGKYILGICNGFQILTEAGLLPGALRRNLSMKFRCHDTVLKVANNETPFTKDYAAGEEIVIPIAHGEGNYYCDNETLARLQANNQIVFTYKDNPNGSVTDIAGICNEQGNVLGMMPHPERAVDALLGTDDGKRMFTSILNAWRDRHGAASVR; via the coding sequence ATGAAATTTGCAGTTCTGGTTTTTCCGGGCTCCAACTGTGATATTGACTGCTATAAGGCGGTAGAGGACACGGTCGGTGAACCTGTCGATTATGTTTGGCATACTGCGACGGATCTGTCGCCTTATGATTGTATTCTTGTTCCAGGAGGTTTCTCCTACGGGGATTACCTGCGCTGCGGCGCGATTTCCCGGTTTGCCCCGGTGATGAAGGAAGTAGCTAAAGCGGCTGCCGAGGGCAAATACATTTTGGGTATTTGCAACGGTTTTCAAATTTTGACCGAGGCTGGGCTGTTGCCGGGTGCTTTACGCCGTAATTTGTCGATGAAGTTCCGTTGCCACGATACGGTGTTGAAGGTTGCGAATAACGAAACGCCTTTTACAAAAGATTATGCTGCCGGTGAAGAGATCGTCATTCCGATCGCCCACGGTGAAGGCAACTATTACTGTGATAATGAGACGCTGGCTCGCTTGCAGGCGAATAACCAGATCGTATTTACGTATAAAGATAATCCTAACGGTTCCGTAACGGATATCGCAGGAATTTGTAATGAGCAAGGAAACGTGCTGGGCATGATGCCTCACCCGGAACGCGCGGTGGACGCATTGCTTGGAACGGATGACGGCAAACGTATGTTTACATCTATTTTGAACGCTTGGAGGGATCGTCATGGCGCAGCAAGTGTCCGCTAA
- the purL gene encoding phosphoribosylformylglycinamidine synthase subunit PurL, whose protein sequence is MAQQVSAKEPTAEQVAEHKLYQQMGVSDSEYALICEFMGRQPNYTEIGVFSVMWSEHCAYKNSKPLLRRFPTSGPRVLMGPGEGAGIVDIGDNQAVVFKIESHNHPSAVEPFQGAATGVGGIIRDIFSMGARPVAVLNSLRFGKLESDRVKYLFEHVVSGIAGYGNCIGIPTVGGEVVFDESYEGNPLVNAMCVGLIDHDKIQRGVAKGVGNPVFYVGPPTGRDGIHGATFASVELTEESEANRTAVQVGDPFMEKLVMESCLELIDSGIVLGIQDMGAAGLTCSSAEMASKAGNGLELYLDQVPQREEGMTPYEMMLSESQERMLFVVEPKDEAQALEIFERWGVICAKVGKVTDDGRLRLFHHDEVVGDMPVTALVDECPIYDKPSEVPAYYEQNAGIDTLRYAEVTDLNDALKKVLSSPSVASKKWVYEQYDYMVRTSTAVRPGSDAAVVTVRGTRKGLAMTTDCNGRYVYLDPEVGGRIAVSEAARNIVCSGGEPLAITDNLNFGNPEKPDIFWQMEKAVDGMAEACRVLDTPVIGGNVSLYNENAKGSIYPTPVVGMVGLVHDTDHITTQGFKAEGDVIFLVGETKAELGGSEFQAVVHGVSEGRPPELDLNVEKKLLNAVLSAIQTGLVQSAHDLAEGGLAVALAESGISGGLGAQVNVETTLRPDHALFSESQSRILLSASPDQASALEAHLLGLGVPVTVLGKVEGSQLTVEVNGQPALNEAVASLKQIWEDVIPCLMK, encoded by the coding sequence ATGGCGCAGCAAGTGTCCGCTAAGGAACCAACGGCAGAGCAGGTTGCCGAGCATAAACTGTATCAGCAGATGGGTGTGTCGGACAGCGAATATGCGTTGATCTGTGAATTCATGGGACGTCAGCCGAACTATACGGAGATTGGCGTATTTAGTGTCATGTGGTCAGAGCATTGTGCTTACAAAAACTCCAAGCCGTTGCTGCGTCGTTTTCCAACGAGTGGTCCGCGAGTTCTGATGGGACCGGGTGAAGGCGCAGGGATTGTAGACATCGGTGATAACCAGGCGGTTGTCTTTAAAATCGAAAGTCATAACCATCCGTCGGCTGTGGAGCCTTTTCAGGGGGCAGCGACAGGGGTCGGCGGCATCATCCGTGATATTTTCTCCATGGGCGCAAGACCTGTGGCGGTGCTGAACTCCTTGCGTTTTGGCAAGCTGGAGAGCGACCGTGTGAAGTATTTGTTCGAGCATGTGGTATCCGGTATTGCGGGATATGGGAACTGTATCGGTATTCCGACGGTAGGCGGCGAGGTTGTATTCGATGAAAGTTACGAAGGCAATCCACTCGTCAATGCGATGTGTGTCGGACTGATTGACCATGATAAAATCCAGCGCGGTGTTGCTAAAGGGGTCGGTAACCCGGTGTTTTATGTGGGACCGCCGACAGGCCGTGACGGGATTCACGGAGCGACCTTCGCATCGGTTGAGCTGACCGAGGAATCCGAAGCGAATCGCACCGCGGTTCAGGTAGGTGATCCATTTATGGAGAAGCTGGTCATGGAATCATGTCTGGAGCTGATCGACAGCGGTATTGTGTTGGGTATTCAGGATATGGGCGCGGCAGGACTTACTTGCTCCAGTGCAGAAATGGCGAGTAAGGCTGGCAACGGCCTTGAGCTGTATCTGGATCAGGTACCGCAGCGTGAAGAGGGTATGACACCTTATGAAATGATGCTGTCTGAATCTCAGGAACGCATGCTGTTCGTAGTAGAACCGAAGGATGAAGCACAGGCGCTGGAAATTTTCGAGCGTTGGGGTGTCATTTGTGCCAAGGTCGGCAAGGTGACGGATGACGGGCGTCTGCGTTTGTTCCATCATGATGAAGTGGTGGGTGACATGCCAGTGACAGCGCTGGTGGACGAGTGTCCGATTTACGATAAGCCATCTGAAGTTCCTGCTTATTATGAGCAAAACGCTGGCATTGACACACTGCGTTATGCAGAAGTGACGGATTTGAACGATGCACTGAAAAAGGTATTGTCTTCGCCAAGTGTAGCCAGTAAAAAATGGGTATATGAGCAGTATGATTACATGGTTCGCACCAGCACGGCCGTTCGTCCGGGCTCGGATGCAGCCGTAGTGACGGTGCGCGGAACCCGCAAGGGACTTGCTATGACAACAGATTGTAACGGACGTTATGTATACCTTGACCCAGAGGTAGGCGGACGGATTGCGGTCAGCGAAGCAGCACGTAATATTGTATGCTCCGGCGGCGAACCGCTAGCGATCACGGACAACCTGAACTTCGGTAACCCTGAGAAACCGGATATTTTCTGGCAAATGGAAAAAGCCGTGGACGGGATGGCAGAAGCTTGCCGCGTACTGGATACACCTGTTATCGGAGGCAATGTCAGCTTGTACAACGAAAATGCCAAAGGCTCCATCTATCCGACGCCTGTTGTGGGCATGGTAGGTCTGGTGCATGATACGGATCATATTACGACACAAGGCTTTAAGGCCGAAGGTGACGTGATTTTCCTGGTGGGAGAAACGAAGGCTGAGCTGGGAGGCAGTGAGTTCCAGGCTGTCGTACACGGTGTATCTGAGGGACGTCCACCTGAGCTGGATTTGAACGTGGAGAAAAAGCTGCTGAATGCGGTGCTTAGCGCCATCCAAACAGGCTTGGTACAATCTGCGCATGATTTGGCAGAGGGCGGATTGGCTGTAGCGCTTGCGGAATCCGGGATTAGTGGCGGATTGGGAGCACAGGTGAACGTAGAAACGACCTTGCGTCCTGACCATGCTTTGTTTAGCGAAAGTCAGTCCCGCATTTTGTTGTCTGCATCGCCAGATCAAGCGTCTGCGCTGGAAGCACATCTGCTTGGTTTGGGAGTGCCAGTTACCGTATTAGGAAAAGTTGAAGGATCACAATTGACAGTAGAGGTGAACGGACAACCCGCTTTGAACGAGGCAGTCGCCAGTTTGAAGCAAATCTGGGAGGATGTCATTCCATGTCTGATGAAATAA
- the purF gene encoding amidophosphoribosyltransferase produces the protein MSDEITARTLWTGDYYNEGSGKEGLFDKLKEECGVFGVYRHSDAASLAYYGLHALQHRGEESAGICVSSGDEFHYHRGMGLVKEVFNKDLMASLTGDIAIGHVRYSTSGDSKLTNAQPLVFKYRDGDLAVATNGNIVNALQIRHELEQGGSIFQTTSDTEVVAHLIARSSKDLVEAAKDALKRIVGGFAFLIMTNDKLLVASDPNGLRPLTMGRLGDAYLFASETCALETIGAELLRDIEPGELLVLDKNGLHEDRYSEGKHRKALCAMEYIYFARPDSDLNGANLHAARKRMGSQMALEAFVDADLVTGVPDSSISAAIGYAEQTGIPYELGMIKNKYTGRTFIQPSQELREQGVKMKLSAVRRVVEGKRVIMIDDSIVRGTTSRRIVNMLRDAGALEVHVRITSPPFKNPCFYGIDTPDRRELIASSKTVEEIRQEINADSLYFMSAEGLIAAVGGYNEEDYKGGLCLACFDNDYPTQVDFKGEEKFGCSC, from the coding sequence ATGTCTGATGAAATAACAGCACGGACGTTGTGGACTGGAGATTATTATAATGAAGGCTCTGGTAAAGAGGGGCTGTTTGATAAATTAAAAGAGGAATGCGGCGTGTTCGGAGTGTATAGACACTCCGATGCTGCTTCCCTTGCATATTACGGATTGCACGCACTCCAGCATCGCGGAGAAGAAAGCGCGGGCATCTGTGTGAGCAGTGGCGACGAGTTCCATTATCATCGTGGAATGGGTCTTGTTAAGGAAGTGTTCAATAAAGATTTGATGGCTTCGCTGACAGGCGACATTGCCATAGGGCATGTGCGCTACTCAACAAGTGGAGACAGTAAGCTGACGAATGCGCAGCCCTTGGTTTTCAAATATCGTGATGGCGATCTGGCAGTAGCGACAAACGGCAATATCGTGAATGCCTTGCAAATCCGGCATGAGCTGGAGCAGGGCGGTTCTATTTTTCAAACGACAAGCGATACCGAGGTCGTTGCGCATCTAATCGCCCGGTCGTCCAAAGATTTGGTGGAAGCGGCCAAGGATGCATTGAAGCGTATTGTCGGCGGGTTTGCTTTTCTCATTATGACCAACGACAAGCTGTTGGTTGCTTCCGATCCCAATGGCTTGCGTCCATTGACGATGGGCAGATTGGGAGACGCATATTTGTTTGCTTCCGAAACGTGTGCTTTGGAAACGATTGGAGCAGAGCTGTTGCGCGATATCGAGCCAGGTGAACTGCTAGTGCTGGATAAAAACGGACTGCACGAGGACCGTTACAGTGAAGGCAAGCACCGTAAAGCACTGTGCGCGATGGAATATATTTATTTTGCCCGTCCGGACAGCGACCTGAACGGAGCCAATCTTCATGCCGCACGCAAACGGATGGGGAGCCAGATGGCGTTGGAAGCTTTTGTCGATGCCGATTTGGTTACTGGGGTACCGGATTCCAGTATTTCTGCGGCGATTGGTTATGCAGAGCAGACAGGTATTCCTTATGAGCTGGGCATGATTAAAAATAAATACACTGGACGTACCTTCATTCAGCCGAGCCAGGAGCTACGCGAGCAGGGTGTGAAAATGAAGCTGAGCGCTGTACGCCGCGTTGTCGAAGGTAAACGGGTCATCATGATCGACGACTCTATCGTCCGGGGTACTACGTCCCGTCGAATCGTGAATATGCTACGGGATGCGGGGGCGCTAGAGGTACATGTACGTATTACCTCGCCGCCCTTCAAAAACCCGTGCTTCTACGGTATCGACACGCCGGATCGCCGGGAACTGATCGCGTCGTCCAAAACAGTTGAGGAAATCCGTCAGGAGATTAACGCCGATTCGCTCTATTTTATGAGTGCCGAGGGCTTGATCGCCGCTGTAGGCGGGTATAACGAAGAGGATTACAAAGGCGGCTTGTGCCTGGCCTGCTTCGATAATGATTATCCGACTCAAGTGGATTTCAAAGGCGAAGAAAAGTTCGGATGTAGTTGTTAG
- the purM gene encoding phosphoribosylformylglycinamidine cyclo-ligase, translated as MSEAYKNAGVDIAAGNEAVERMKKHVKRTFRPEVLTDLGGFGALFGLNKDKYEEPVLVSGTDGVGTKLKLAFAMDRHDTIGIDAVAMCVNDIVVGGAEPLFFLDYLACDKVIPEKIEAIVAGIAEGCHQSGCALVGGETAEMPGMYSDGEYDIAGFTVGIVDKSKIINGSSIAPGDTVIGLASSGVHSNGFSLVRKLLLEQQGYSLHDEIEGLDGKLGDVLLEPTKIYVKSVLALLDKVKVKGMAHITGGGFIENIPRVLPDHVNVDIEYGAWPILPIFQLMQEKGAISNKDMFTTFNMGIGMIVVVDAEHAQAALEVLKEQGEAAYVIGKVTEGSSIVTFTGAEV; from the coding sequence ATGTCCGAAGCATACAAAAACGCAGGGGTAGATATCGCTGCCGGTAATGAAGCAGTAGAACGGATGAAAAAGCACGTCAAACGTACCTTCCGTCCCGAAGTGCTGACGGATTTAGGCGGATTCGGTGCGTTGTTCGGCCTGAATAAGGATAAATACGAGGAGCCCGTACTCGTTTCCGGTACGGATGGAGTCGGCACGAAGCTAAAGCTTGCTTTCGCAATGGATCGTCATGACACCATTGGTATTGATGCGGTTGCGATGTGTGTGAACGATATTGTCGTCGGGGGCGCGGAACCGCTCTTTTTTCTCGACTACCTTGCTTGTGACAAGGTTATACCCGAGAAAATCGAAGCTATTGTTGCCGGGATCGCTGAGGGCTGCCATCAGTCGGGTTGTGCGCTGGTTGGCGGTGAAACCGCAGAAATGCCAGGAATGTACAGTGATGGTGAATATGATATTGCTGGATTCACGGTCGGCATTGTAGATAAAAGCAAGATCATTAATGGCAGCTCCATTGCCCCTGGAGATACGGTTATCGGACTTGCCTCCAGCGGAGTACACAGCAATGGCTTCTCACTGGTTCGCAAGCTGTTATTGGAACAGCAGGGGTACAGTCTGCATGATGAAATTGAAGGCTTAGACGGCAAGCTGGGCGATGTATTGCTGGAGCCTACGAAAATCTATGTAAAATCCGTTTTGGCATTGCTGGACAAGGTAAAAGTAAAAGGCATGGCGCATATCACAGGCGGCGGTTTTATCGAAAATATTCCAAGAGTGCTGCCAGATCACGTTAATGTGGATATAGAATACGGCGCTTGGCCGATTCTGCCGATCTTCCAGCTCATGCAGGAAAAAGGCGCAATCTCCAACAAAGACATGTTCACAACCTTTAATATGGGGATTGGAATGATTGTCGTTGTGGACGCTGAGCACGCGCAGGCTGCGCTGGAAGTTCTGAAAGAACAGGGCGAAGCTGCTTATGTGATCGGAAAAGTAACGGAAGGCAGTTCTATCGTGACCTTTACGGGAGCCGAGGTGTAA